One Malus domestica chromosome 11, GDT2T_hap1 genomic region harbors:
- the LOC103422808 gene encoding probable disease resistance protein At4g27220: MAYMNEVIEGLKRERVRMIGICGMGGVGKTTMVKEIIERLAKLDLFDKIVMATVSQSPSIRMIQSEIADKIGLKFEEESEPGRALKLRGRLMEIKRILIVLDDVWTEPDFEAIGLPCGDDHEGCKVLLTSRDSEVCNRMGSQQIIAVPILTTEESQELFREMVGESFDEPDLRSITKEVVHECGGLPIAIVTVGKALEKKNKREWDDALNQLRNSTPVNIPGVNDKVYSCIKWSYDRLDSDEARSCLLLCCLFPEDHDISIEYLVRYGWGRGYFSNSFTLEDARNRVHSLVDQLKRRFLLLDSGEDKFTKKVDMVQFTKMHDIVRDVAISIASRDPHRFLVRCHAENKGWPNLATYDNYTTISLVGELEIPVGLKCPKLELLQTIKGSFSEDGMDIICDAMKELKVLALVEMEGLDSLSSLGVPKNLRTLCLDGSKFDGMYTDVIGSLENLEILSFRDCRSMHELPREIGRLKQLRLLDTTNCRKLKVIPHGIFSSLCRLEELYMLDSFGEWEIGTGREEKGMASISEVMSLSDHLKVLAIEIPSVIHLLPKDIVLKSPTIKFYIHLGCDNVVPEKMTLENCLAIYGSDAMELKESQAVRLLLKKSKILILDSVKNFSVLIDSDQDGFQDLKLLHLNNCPNTKYLANRTSATQQTLFPRIQSVSQFPDNFLSNLRFLYLGNCDVLKYVFSLSIARNLVQLKELSIDECDEMEEIVSKQGREHEEEANMISFHNLTNLTLKGLESLVGFFRANTLCSNPKETTPRLGHQSAGIFEKAIFPSKCISWFPSLEKVKLEDMKFDGVLFDLKIHIVMDGQTTPTFPHLRKLKILNCTYTHLWKNIPSRFQGFQNLRHLGLRKCSGLKYVFSHLIARELLNLEEIEISTCPDMETIVRIPKENEDEATKDMILFPKLSTFELVDLPLLTSLCSEGSTFLWSSTKNMHVEKCEKLKTLCAVIPQRKKLENKSEKDSTSHDFSTSPSNWCPAGCGCTPYSRPNAHRSIEILPRPINLEVTPTNLEDSNDYDNLEILTVRDCNSMEVIFHLKGPKHDKSSHSFEGFNKLRSLWLYKLPSLTRVWETGSSQQMFTGSSFGNLKSLKVNCCNQLKYLFSSSIVKLLVSVEDIKVEKCEQMEEIVAAEEETAEIITLPKVKSIKLKRLPKLKYFCGEAYTLKLPSLELLKVIKVQNLKLFAPKLVDTHPRLQVRTALGVAEWMEDLNATLRNSYVLVDNLQKDNDDELYSEDENEDDELYGYMKMTNTID, translated from the exons ATGGCATACATGAATGAGGTGATAGAGGGTTTGAAGAGGGAACGAGTACGAATGATCGGGATTTGTGGAATGGGGGGTGTGGGTAAAACCACAATGGTGAAAGAAATCATCGAAAGATTGGCAAAACTAGACTTGTTTGATAAAATTGTAATGGCAACTGTGTCTCAAAGTCCAAGTATTAGGATGATCCAGTCGGAAATTGCAGACAAAATAGGTTTGAAATTTGAGGAGGAATCCGAGCCCGGAAGAGCACTAAAGCTACGTGGGAGACTCATGGAAATAAAGAGGATCCTGATTGTATTAGATGATGTCTGGACAGAGCCTGATTTTGAGGCTATAGGACTCCCTTGTGGAGATGATCATGAAGGGTGCAAAGTTTTGTTGACATCACGAGATTCGGAAGTCTGCAACAGGATGGGAAGTCAACAAATTATTGCTGTCCCGATTTTAACAACAGAAGAATCACAGGAGCTCTTTAGAGAAATGGTAGGTGAATCCTTCGATGAGCCTGATTTACGTTCCATTACAAAAGAGGTCGTGCATGAATGTGGAGGTTTACCTATTGCAATTGTAACTGTTGGAAAAGCcctagaaaagaaaaacaagcgTGAATGGGATGATGCCCTTAATCAGCTGCGAAATTCTACCCCAGTGAACATCCCTGGAGTGAATGACAAAGTTTATTCTTGCATAAAATGGAGTTATGATAGATTGGACAGTGATGAAGCCAGATCATGtcttttactttgttgtttatttccaGAAGATCATGATATTTCAATTGAGTATTTGGTTCGATATGGGTGGGGTCGAGGATATTTTAGCAACAGCTTTACTTTGGAAGATGCAAGAAATAGAGTGCATTCTTTGGTTGACCAACTAAAAAGAAGGTTTTTGTTGCTAGATAGTGGCGAGGATAAGTTTACCAAAAAGGTTGACATGGTTCAGTTTACAAAAATGCATGACATTGTTCGCGATGTTGCCATATCAATTGCTTCAAGAGATCCACATCGATTTCTGGTAAGATGTCATGCTGAAAATAAGGGGTGGCCGAATTTAGCTACATATGACAATTACACTACAATCTCACTTGTTGGCGAATTGGAGATTCCCGTTGGTTTGAAATGCCCAAAACTTGAGCTTCTACAGACGATAAAAGGAAGTTTTTCAGAAGATGGCATGGACATCATTTGTGATGCGATGAAAGAACTGAAGGTTTTAGCTTTGGTGGAAATGGAAGGCCTAGACTCATTAAGTTCACTAGGAGTACCGAAGAACCTGCGGACATTGTGCTTAGATGGGTCTAAATTTGATGGCATGTATACTGATGTTATTGGgagtttggagaatttagaaaTCCTCAGCTTTCGGGATTGTCGTTCCATGCATGAGTTGCCGAGGGAAATTGGTCGACTTAAACAGTTAAGGTTGTTAGATACGACAAACTGCAGGAAACTTAAGGTGATTCCACATGGTATCTTCTCCAGCTTATGTAGACTTGAAGAGTTGTATATGCTTGATAGCTTTGGTGAATGGGAAATTGGAACaggaagagaagagaagggGATGGCAAGCATTTCTGAGGTGATGTCTCTGTCTGATCATTTGAAGGTTCTAGCCATAGAGATACCCAGTGTCATCCACTTGTTGCCAAAAGACATAGTCTTGAAAAGCCCAACAATAAAATTCTATATACACTTAGGATGTGACAATGTAGTTCCTGAGAAGATGACACTGGAAAATTGTTTGGCGATTTATGGAAGTGATGCAATGGAGTTGAAGGAGAGTCAAGCAGTTAGACTTCTGTtgaaaaaatctaaaattttgattttggacAGTGTTAAGAATTTCTCTGTCCTCATTGATTCAGACCAAGATGGATTTCAAGATTTGAAACTTTTGCATCTTAATAATTGTCCAAATACCAAGTATCTTGCAAATAGAACAAGTGCGACCCAGCAGACACTCTTTCCTCGCATACAGTCAGTTAGTCAGTTCCCGGATAACTTTTTGTCCAACCTAAGATTCCTTTATTTGGGAAATTGTGATGTCTTAAAATATGTCTTTTCACTATCAATAGCGAGAAACTTGGTACAACTCAAGGAATTAAGTATTGATGAATGTGATGAAATGGAAGAAATTGTGTCGAAGCAGGGGAGGGAACATGAGGAGGAAGCCAATATGATATCTTTCCATAATTTAACCAATTTGACTCTTAAGGGTCTAGAGAGTTTGGTCGGTTTCTTCCGAGCCAACACGCTATGCTCCAACCCAAAG gaAACAACGCCAAGGCTTGGGCATCAATCTGCAGGAATATTTGAAAAAGCAATATTTCCATCAAAGTGCATTTCATGGTTCCCAAGTTTGGAAAAGGTAAAATTGGAGGATATGAAGTTTGACGGCGTGCTATTTGATCTGAAAATCCATATAGTTATGGATGGGCAGACAACTCCAACATTTCCCCATTTACGTAAGTTGAAGATACTCAATTGTACGTATACACACTTGTGGAAAAACATTCCGTCTAGATTTCAAGGCTTCCAAAATTTGAGACATTTGGGATTGAGAAAATGTTCTGGTCTAAAATATGTGTTCTCGCATTTAATTGCCCGAGAACTTTTGAATCTTGAAGAGATAGAGATATCAACATGTCCGGACATGGAAACTATAGTCAGAATCCCAAAGGAAAATGAAGATGAGGCAACAAAAGACATGATTTTGTTTCCGAAACTGTCCACATTTGAACTAGTAGACCTGCCTCTTCTCACAAGTCTTTGTTCCGAAGGATCTACATTTCTATGGTCATCCACAAAAAATATGCAcgtggaaaaatgtgaaaaattgAAGACATTGTGTGCTGTAATTCCACAAAGAAAGAAGTTGGAGAATAAGTCTGAGAAGGATTCAACAAGTCACGATTTCAGCACTTCTCCATCAAATTGGTGTCCTGCTGGATGTGGATGCACACCATATTCAAGACCAAACGCCCACCGCTCCATTGAAATATTGCCACGTCCAATTAATCTGGAG GTTACACCAACCAATCTTGAGGACTCAAATGATTATGATAATCTCGAAATTCTTACTGTACGTGATTGTAATTCAATGGAAGTGATTTTCCACCTAAAGGGACCGAAGCATGATAAAAGTAGTCACTCCTTTGAAGGATTCAATAAATTGAGGTCCTTGTGGTTATATAAGTTGCCAAGTTTAACACGTGTTTGGGAAACGGGTAGTTCACAACAGATGTTCACAGGAAGCAGCTTCGGAAACTTGAAATCATTGAAGGTCAATTGTTGCAACCAGTTGAAATACTTGTTTTCTTCGTCCATAGTCAAACTTCTTGTGAGTGTAGAGGACATAAAAGTTGAGAAGTGTGAGCAGATGGAAGAAATCGTTGCCGCAGAAGAAGAAACAGCTGAAATAATTACATTACCTAAAGTGAAGTCCATCAAGCTTAAAAGGCTGCCAAAACTCAAGtatttttgtggtgaagcttatACTTTGAAGTTGCCGTCTTTGGAGTTATTGAAGGTTattaaggtccaaaacttaaAGCTATTTGCTCCTAAGCTTGTTGACACACATCCCCGATTGCAAGTACGCACCGCGTTGGGAGTAGCTGAATGGATGGAGGACCTCAATGCCACTTTAAGGAACAGTTACGTTCTGGTTGATAATTTACA GAAGGATAACGATGACGAATTGTACAGTGAGGATGAAAATGAAGATGACGAACTCTATGGTTACATGAAGATGACTAACACAATTGATTGA